A window from Telopea speciosissima isolate NSW1024214 ecotype Mountain lineage chromosome 8, Tspe_v1, whole genome shotgun sequence encodes these proteins:
- the LOC122672581 gene encoding uncharacterized protein LOC122672581 — protein sequence MDDPLWEGRPPDRLAAVSEGLQVSFANVVSRSISTPNIEVDLKKPSTFFDVPAVFFSKEEVVRSESPFHSTLIAKCSYGRPSLFDIKSHLQKMFFVQGDVVVSTLDPRHVLLRFANHSDYVKVWMKELLHIQGFLLQFMKWISNFESGWESPFAPIWIFLPGLPIEFYQGNFLLSIVGTIGRVLKVDSAIINCTRTVAVRVCVELDLRAPVPSKIWIGCGGDGFYQKVVYDNPPLYCEICCKLGHDSAVCKKAMKARHVATVDIKRNGVV from the coding sequence ATGGACGATCCTCTATGGGAGGGTCGCCCTCCTGATCGTCTTGCAGCCGTGAGTGAAGGATTGCAAGTCTCCTTTGCCAACGTGGTCTCACGATCAATCTCAACCCCCAATATTGAAGTGGATTTAAAGAAACCCTCCACTTTCTTTGATGTTCCAGCAGTCTTTTTCTCTAAAGAAGAAGTTGTACGCTCGGAATCACCTTTCCACTCAACCTTGATCGCCAAGTGTAGCTATGGTAGACCCTCTTTGTTTGATATCAAATCCCATCTGCAGAAGATGTTTTTTGTGCAAGGGGACGTGGTCGTCTCCACCCTGGATCCTCGTCACGTCCTCCTTAGGTTTGCTAACCATTCTGATTACGTGAAAGTTTGGATGAAGGAACTACTCCATATTCAAGGTTTTTTGTTGCAATTTATGAAATGGATATCCAATTTCGAATCGGGTTGGGAGTCCCCTTTTGCCCCAATCTGGATCTTTCTTCCAGGACTCCCAATCGAATTTTATCAGGGCAATTTTCTCCTCTCTATTGTGGGCACAATTGGACGAGTCCTTAAGGTCGACAGTGCTATAATAAACTGTACAAGAACTGTGGCTGTGCGTGTCTGTGTCGAGCTTGATTTGCGAGCCCCAGTTCCTTCTAAGATTTGGATTGGTTGTGGTGGAGATGGTTTCTACCAAAAGGTCGTGTACGATAACCCGCCATTATATTGTGAAATTTGCTGCAAGTTAGGCCACGACAGTGCGGTTTGCAAGAAGGCGATGAAGGCAAGGCATGTTGCAACTGTTGACATAAAGAGGAATGGAGTTGTGTAA